A region of the Haemophilus parainfluenzae genome:
TTTTATCTATGCTAGAATTTTAGTAGGAACAATAGTTGGGACTTTATGATGAAGCGAATTCTTCTTTTTTTATTTTTTATTTTTACCGCACTTTCCACTCAAGCTGGTCTTTTTGATAAGAAATCGGCTTTCTTACCTGTGGATGAAGCTTTTCAATTTTCAGCTGCGAAAAGCGATAATCAAGAAAATGTGATCGTCAATTGGTCAATTGCAGAAGGGTATTATCTCTATCAAGAGAAAATTTCCGTGAAACTTAACCAAGCGGAAACCTCATCCTTTGATGTGCCGACATTTTCTATTTTACCCGAAGATTATAACGATCCTTATTTTGGCTTAATGAAGATTTTCAAAAAGCCCGTGCAAGCTATTTTTAAAGCGAGTCAGCCTCCATTAAAAGAAGAAGATGTGATTGAAATTGCTTACCAAGGTTGTACTGAGGGCTTTTGTTATCCGCCTGAAGTGAAAGAAATTAAAGTAGCCGATTTACCTATCGCACAGGTCGCTAATACCGAAAAAACATCGGAAAAATCGACCGCACTTTCAGCACAACCCAAAGCAGAGCAAGACCGTTTAGCGGAAAGTTTATTTAACAGCAAATATGCTGTATTTGGTTTCTTCTTGTTAGGATTAGGTTTGGCCTTTACCCCTTGTGTGTTGCCAATGCTACCACTGCTTTCAGCGATTGTGATTGGCCAAAATCAGCGTCCTAATATGTGGCGCGCTTTTGCATTAAGTTTTGTGTATGTGCAGGGGATGGCGCTGACTTATACCTTGCTAGGCTTGATTGTCGCCGCAATTGGTTTACCTTTCCAAGTGGCTTTGCAACATCCTTATGTGATGATTGGGTTATCCATCATCTTTGTCTTGTTAGCATTGTCGATGTTTGGCGTATTTACCTTACAGCTCCCAAGCTCCTTACAAACAAAACTTTCTTTACTTAGCCAACAGCAAAAAGCCGGCGCTTTTGGTGGTGTGTTCTTAATGGGCATGATTGCGGGACTTGTGGCTTCACCTTGCACATCAGCACCGCTTTCTGGCGCCTTGCTTTATGTGGCGCAGAGTGGTGATTTGTTTACAGGTGCGATCACGCTTTATTTGCTCGCGTTGGGCATGGGCGTACCGCTGATTTTAATCACTTTATTTGGGAATAAAATCCTGCCTAAATCAGGCATGTGGATGGAAACCGTCAAAAAGCTCTTTGGCTTTGTGATGCTCGCATTACCGGTATTCTTAATTTCTCGTATTTTGCCAGAGGAATGGACACCAAGATTATGGGCAATGCTCGGTACCGCATTTTTCATTTGGTTTGCGTTCCAAATGCCAAAAAATGGCACCGGTTGGGTATTCCGAATTCTCTTTTTAGTCGCGGCTATGATTAGTGTTAAACCGCTTCAAACTTGGGGTTGGGGTGAAACCTCAACACCAAGTGCGGTCGAAAATAAAGCAGTTTCCCATGTTGAATTTAAGAAAGTGAAAAGCGAAGCTGAATTGCAACAAGCACTTGCTGAAAATAACAAATCGCTTGTGATGCTCGATCTTTATGCAGATTGGTGTGTGGCTTGTAAAGAGTTTGAAAAAGAGACATTTAGCGATCCTAGTGTACAAAAAGCCTTTGGTGATATGTTGCTACTTCAGATTGATATGACAAAAAACTCCGAAGAAAACCGCGCTTTAATGACAAAATATAAAGTGCTAGGTTTGCCGACTATTTTATTCTTTAACCAAGATGGAAAAGAAATTGAAGGCAGTCGTGTTAACGGATTCATGCCAGCTGTTGAATTTTTACAATGGATTGAGAAAATCAGTAAAGCGTAAGATTATTTCCTAATAGTAAAAAGTCCTTTTCGATTTGAGGTATTGTTTAGCTTTGAGTTAATCATTAATATACACCCCGTTCTCAAATCACTTTTTATTTTTTATTAGGAAAACTTTATGAAAAACTTAGAAAAATACTCTCCGTATGTTTTAGCTTTATTGCGTATCGTCGCTGCGTATATGTTTATCTTACACGGCACAGCGAAATTCTGGGAATTCCCAATTTCAATGACGGGTGGTAACGGCGCAGTAGGCGATCCAATGATGATTGTCGGTGGAGTAATCGAGATTGTCGGTTCAATCCTATTAATTTTAGGTTTATTTGTTCGCCCAGCGGCATTTATCCTTTCAGGTCAGATGGCTTATGCGTATTTCTTTATGCACGCTGCAGGTAAAGGAAATTTATTCTTCCCAATCGCGAACGGTGGTGAACTCGCTTTACTTTACTCTCTCGTGTTCTTCTATTTTGTGTTTGCTGGTGCTGGTGCATTTTCTTTAGATAACCGCAAACGTTAATTAATCATCTTATTCATTTATTGCCCGCATTTTGCGGGCTTTTTTGTTTTTAAAATCGCTTAAATAAACCACCGCACTTTAAGTGCGCTTACCAGGAAAATTTTCTCTATATAAACGCAAACGTTTGCGTTATAATTCACCCCGCTTATTTTTAACCATTTAATGAAAGGAAAATGTAATGACAGATCGTCCAATTCGTCAGGCTTTACTGAGTGTTTCTGATAAAACCGGTATCGTAGAATTTGCTCAAGGCTTAGTACAGCGTGGTGTAAAACTACTTTCCACAGGCGGTACCGCAAAATTATTGGAGCAACATGGTTTGCCGGTGACTGAAGTGTCTGATTATACGGGGTTCCCTGAAATGATGGACGGTCGTGTGAAAACCTTGCATCCAAAAGTGCATGGCGGGATTCTTGGTCGTCGTGGTACAGATGATGCCATCATGCAGCAACATGGTATTGAAGGCATTGATATGGTCGTCGTGAATTTATATCCGTTTGCCGCCACCGTGGCTAAACCGGATTGCACCCTAGCTGATGCGGTTGAGAATATCGATATTGGTGGTCCAACCATGGTGCGTTCTGCAGCGAAAAACCATAAAGATGTGGCGATTGTAGTAAATAATGGTGATTTCAATGCAATTCTTGCGGAAATGGATAAACACCAAAACAGCTTAACACTTGAAACCCGTTTTGACCTTGCGATTAAAGCCTTTGAACATACCGCTCAATATGACTCCATGATTGCCAACTACTTTGGACAAATGGTGAAACCGTACCATGTAGCTGAGGAAGAAGATGCGAATGCGAAGTGCGGTCAATTCCCACGGACTTTAAATCTTAACTTCGTTCGTAAACAAACCATGCGTTACGGTGAAAATTCTCATCAAAATGCAGCCTTTTATGTTGATTTAAATGTGAAAGAGGCGAGTGTAGCTACAGCTCACCAACTACAAGGTAAAGCCTTGTCTTACAATAATATTGCTGATACTGATGCAGCACTTGAATGCGTGAAAGAATTTGATGAGCCGGCTTGTGTGATCGTTAAACATGCCAATCCATGTGGCGTGGCTTTAGGAAAAGATATTTTAG
Encoded here:
- a CDS encoding protein-disulfide reductase DsbD; the encoded protein is MKRILLFLFFIFTALSTQAGLFDKKSAFLPVDEAFQFSAAKSDNQENVIVNWSIAEGYYLYQEKISVKLNQAETSSFDVPTFSILPEDYNDPYFGLMKIFKKPVQAIFKASQPPLKEEDVIEIAYQGCTEGFCYPPEVKEIKVADLPIAQVANTEKTSEKSTALSAQPKAEQDRLAESLFNSKYAVFGFFLLGLGLAFTPCVLPMLPLLSAIVIGQNQRPNMWRAFALSFVYVQGMALTYTLLGLIVAAIGLPFQVALQHPYVMIGLSIIFVLLALSMFGVFTLQLPSSLQTKLSLLSQQQKAGAFGGVFLMGMIAGLVASPCTSAPLSGALLYVAQSGDLFTGAITLYLLALGMGVPLILITLFGNKILPKSGMWMETVKKLFGFVMLALPVFLISRILPEEWTPRLWAMLGTAFFIWFAFQMPKNGTGWVFRILFLVAAMISVKPLQTWGWGETSTPSAVENKAVSHVEFKKVKSEAELQQALAENNKSLVMLDLYADWCVACKEFEKETFSDPSVQKAFGDMLLLQIDMTKNSEENRALMTKYKVLGLPTILFFNQDGKEIEGSRVNGFMPAVEFLQWIEKISKA
- a CDS encoding DoxX family protein; the protein is MKNLEKYSPYVLALLRIVAAYMFILHGTAKFWEFPISMTGGNGAVGDPMMIVGGVIEIVGSILLILGLFVRPAAFILSGQMAYAYFFMHAAGKGNLFFPIANGGELALLYSLVFFYFVFAGAGAFSLDNRKR
- the purH gene encoding bifunctional phosphoribosylaminoimidazolecarboxamide formyltransferase/IMP cyclohydrolase, producing the protein MTDRPIRQALLSVSDKTGIVEFAQGLVQRGVKLLSTGGTAKLLEQHGLPVTEVSDYTGFPEMMDGRVKTLHPKVHGGILGRRGTDDAIMQQHGIEGIDMVVVNLYPFAATVAKPDCTLADAVENIDIGGPTMVRSAAKNHKDVAIVVNNGDFNAILAEMDKHQNSLTLETRFDLAIKAFEHTAQYDSMIANYFGQMVKPYHVAEEEDANAKCGQFPRTLNLNFVRKQTMRYGENSHQNAAFYVDLNVKEASVATAHQLQGKALSYNNIADTDAALECVKEFDEPACVIVKHANPCGVALGKDILEAYNRAYQTDPTSAFGGIIAFNRELDEKTANEIVERQFVEVIIAPKVSAEAQEVVKRKKNVRLLECGEWQARTQRLDFKRVNGGLLVQDADLGMVGLDDLKVVSKRQPTEQELKDLLFCWKVAKFVKSNAIVYAKDNQTIGIGAGQMSRVYSAKIAGIKAQDEGLTVAGCVMASDAFFPFRDGIDAAAKVGIQCVIHPGGSMRDQEVIDAADEHNMVMVLTGMRHFRH